In Zingiber officinale cultivar Zhangliang chromosome 11B, Zo_v1.1, whole genome shotgun sequence, a single window of DNA contains:
- the LOC122033853 gene encoding LRR receptor kinase SERK2-like: MTDERSSIGSSQEAPQIYRFNLEEIECATQYFSEVNLLSKKSSFAATYKGILHDGTEVAVKRINKTSCKSEEAEFLMGLKALTLLRHENLVGLRGFCYSRARGECFLIYDFVANGSLSEYLDVKCDEIHKVLDWSVRVCIIKGIAKDSYHNEYTTVTTTATNIDHLRWNFILSFTYICTLP, translated from the exons ATGACCGATGAGAGGAGCAGTATCGGGTCATCTCAAGAGGCTCCTCAGATCTATAGGTTTAACTTGGAGGAGATAGAATGTGCTACTCAGTACTTTTCGGAGGTGAATTTACTTAGCAAGAAAAGCAGCTTTGCGGCAACATACAAGGGGATACTACACGATGGAACGGAGGTTGCAGTGAAGAGGATCAACAAGACTAGTTGCAAGTCAGAGGAAGCTGAGTTTCTCATGGGTTTGAAGGCATTGACATTGCTAAGGCATGAGAACCTAGTTGGATTAAGGGGCTTCTGTTATTCAAGAGCAAGAGGAGAGTGTTTCCTCATTTATGATTTTGTTGCAAATGGGAGTTTGTCGGAATATCTAGATGTCAAATGCGATGAGATTCACAAGGTCCTTGATTGGTCTGTAAGAGTTTGTATCATCAAAGGCATTGCTAAAG ATAGCTATCATAATGAATATACTACTgtaacaacaacagcaacaaacatTGATCATTTAAGATGGAATTTCATCTTGTCATTTACCTACATTTGCACTTTGCCTTGA
- the LOC122033854 gene encoding endoglucanase 10-like: MGFGVNLSIKLRSLFFSPDFLPSAAKYEAAGELEHVKGIIKWGTDYLLKTFNSSADTIDSIVAQVGEGDTSKGPDANDHYCWMRPEDIDYTRPVYECHSCSDLASKMAASLAAASIVFKDSKTYSDKLVHGAKTLFQYGRLQRGRYSPGGTDPAIFYNSTGYWDEFLWGGSWLYFATGNSSYLQLATAPALAKHAGAFWGGPDYGVFSWDNKLTGSQVLLSRLRLFLSPGYPYEEILSTFHNQTGNIMCSYLPFFKSFNRTKGGLIQLNHGHVLREEKMASSANSLCRAELESRGLKWRSMRTFVDDMF, translated from the exons ATGGGGTTTGGGGTTAACCTCTCTATAAAGCTCCGAAGCCTTTTCTTTTCCCCCGACTTTCTCCCGAGTGCTGCCAAGTACGAGGCCGCCGGCGAGCTCGAACACGTCAAGGGCATCATCAAGTGGGGCACCGACTACCTCCTCAAGACCTTCAACTCCTCTGCCGACACCATCGACAGCATCGTCGCACAG GTCGGCGAAGGAGACACGTCGAAGGGGCCAGATGCTAACGACCACTACTGCTGGATGAGGCCGGAGGACATCGACTACACTCGGCCGGTGTACGAGTGCCACAGCTGCTCCGACCTCGCCAGCAAAATGGCGGCGTCGTTGGCTGCTGCTTCGATCGTGTTTAAGGACAGCAAGACCTACTCCGACAAGCTCGTCCATGGCGCCAAGACTCTGTTCCAGTACGGAAGGCTACAGAGGGGCAGATACAGCCCTGGAGGCACTGATCCCGCCATCTTCTACAACTCCACCGGTTACTGGGATGAGTTTCTGTGGGGCGGCTCATGGCTCTACTTTGCAACTGGAAATTCCTCCTACCTCCAGCTCGCCACTGCTCCAGCCCTGGCCAAGCATGCCGGTGCCTTCTGGGGAGGACCGGATTATGGAGTCTTCAGCTGGGACAACAAGCTCACTGGATCTCAGGTTCTTCTCAGCAGACTCAGACTGTTCTTGAGTCCTGGTTATCCCTACGAAGAAATTCTGAGCACATTCCACAACCAGACGGGCAACATTATGTGCTCATACTTGCCATTTTTCAAGTCATTTAATCGAACCAAAG GTGGCTTGATCCAACTAAACCATGGACATGTTTTGAGAGAGGAGAAAATGGCATCGTCTGCTAATAGTTTGTGCAGGGCAGAACTGGAGAGTAGGGGGTTGAAATGGCGGTCAATGAGGACTTTTGTCGATGACATGTTTTGA